The DNA region TTCGGTTAATTCCGGGGGATTCTAGAGCTAAACTTTCTGTCAGAAGATCGTTGGTTAAATTATCCGCCTTAAGGATATATGCCGTAGAAAATTTGGATTTCATAAATTGAATATCGTATCCAGCTGTGTTTTTATCAATTGGAACTTGCAAGCCCAACTGAGTGTGTACATATTTGTTACCTTCATCAAGAATTCTAGCGATATAGCCATTGGTATCATACGAATTATCTACCCCATCACTGGGCACAACATATATTGCTTTGACTTGAAAACCTGCAACAGTGTCTGGTTGATCACTCATTGTCCGAGCTCCGGAAATACTAATGTTGGCCTCTACCGACTGTGCAGGAAGATACAAATCTGATCCGCTCTGAGCTGCAACAACTCTGCAAGAACCTACCTTAATAAGAGTCAAAGTCGATTCAGAGACACTGCACGTATCGAGGGTCAAAGAGCTGTATTTGAGTGCAAGGCCTGATGTAGAAATACCAGATAATAAATATGTCCTGGCTGAAAGCAGTAGCGAGGAAAGAGGTGTAAATGTAATCAGATTTCTTCCTTGGATGGCAATACTTGCCTCCACTGTTGGCGCAGAATCGAAAAACTCTGATTCCCCTTGCGTAGCTAATATTTTGCAGTAACCAACTTTTATAAGGGAAACAGAGATCTCGGAGATTGTACAAACCTCAGGGGTTAATGTCTCGAAAGTAACGGGAAGACCCGAAGTTGACACTCCTGAAAGTAAGTATGTGGAACTATCAAGTGGCAGAGTTCTTGGAGGGGAAAAAGTAATTTCATTGTTTCCATAAATAAGAATCTTGATTTCAACGGGCGGTGCTGGTAGGTATTTCGCATTTCCTAACTGAATCAATTTAATAGTGCAATATCCAATTAATTTTACTTGCACAACTTTGTCTTTTAGCGAACAAATATTTGGATCCAAGACGATTGCACTAACGGAAAGCTTTGACGTTGTCGTGTAGTCAATTGTCATAGTTAAAGCGTCCAATTTGATTTTGGATAGGTAGGTAGCAGAAATACTCTGATTCCTTTTTACAAGTTGCCAGATGAGTTTGCCCTTGACTTTAGTGCAAACAAACGAGCCGGTCTTTAATCCTACTTTGGCACAACTTTGTCCAACTTTAACCGCATGAGCTTTCTCAATAAAAAACGTTGACCCTTGCCCACTAAAGACAAATGTAAGTAATAAAGTTAGTGAAATTTTCTCAATAGTTTTCCGATTGAAAGGAGAATATTTCGGCGCCCTGATAGGCATAGGTCCAGAGTAGAACAGAGTTGGAGAAAATTCTATTAAGTGTCTTGATTCATTCTTAAATCGTGCTTGGGATCACTTGGAGCACAACATGATTTACTCTTAACTCGACCAGTTATCATTCCTAAGGCAAGCACAATTGAAAAGATGAAGACTAGCGTCCCAAAGAAGTATCTCAATCTCTTACTCCCCTCAAAAGTAAATTGTTAGTGCAGTTCGAATTGGCTTCATCCACCCAATGGATCAGAGTAAAGCAGAAGATTAGGGGAGCCTGTTCCGGCAGAAGTAACAACGCCGCTGGTTGCTGAAGATGTGAGCGCAGCAGCAACTTGGATTGGTGTTAACGACGGCGTTCTCGATAGCAAAACTGCCGCAACCCCTGCCACATGTGGCGATGCCATTGAGGTTCCCGAAATCGTATTTGTCGCTGTATCGGCGGTTTTCCAAGCAGAAGTAATCGCCGACCCTGGAGCAAAGAGGTCTAGACATACACCGAAGTTTGAATATGACGCCCGGCCATCTGTACTGACTGTCGCACCAACCGTAACTGCTTGCGGAACACGCGCCGGTGATGAGGCACAAGCATCTGCATTTGAGTTACCCGCCGCAACAACAACGCTCACGCCATCGTTGACCACACCCAAAACTGCTGCATCCAGAGTTGCACTTGCTCCACCACCAAGACTCATATTAACCACGGCCGGCCCAGTAGTGTGATCTTGCGCCACCCAATCAAGTCCGGCTATGACACCAGAAGTAGTCCCTGATCCACGACAATTCAGGACGCGTACGGGAACAATCGTCGCTGTCTTAGCCACGCCATAAGTGGTGCCGGCAACAGTCCCGGCGACATGCGTGCCATGGCCATTGCAATCATCGGTTCCACGTTTATCCCTAAAGGCACTAAAACCAGTAGCCATGCGACCAATGAATTCGGTGTGAGTTGCACGCACCCCTGTATCAACAATGTAGGCCCGAACACCTGTACCGGTTGCCGAATAAATGAAATCGCTGGAGAGAGGAAGTGCCCGTTGATCAATTCGATCTAGCCCCCATGTCGCTCCCGATTGAGTTTCAAACGTGGTGACCTCTATATCGCGTTCAATGGATAAAACCTTTGGGTTTCGCGCCAGACCAGCAGCAGCTTGTGCAGGAAGGTTGATTGCAAAGCCTGAGAATACGTTGGTGTATTCGTGTTCAATGCGCCATCCGGCTCTACTGAATTCACTTGCCACAGCGACACGATCAGTACCTGGATTAAGTATGACGATGTAGGTGTCAAACTCTGGAGCGGCAAATGATTGATTTGCGTTCAGAGGTAATAGGGCGATCGAAAGTGTGAATAAAGTAAATCCAAAAAGTTTACGCATAGATTAAATATACTCCTCCGCCTTTTGTTTTCATAGGATTTTCCTAGAGTGCGCGCTGTGAAGAAACGATACGAGCTACCGCCTTCTCTAGGGAATATATCGGATCACTCGCTGCACCTTTGACCTCGGCATCGGCAGTTGCAATCAGACCTACCGCATCGGCGATGGCCCCCGGCGACCAGCGGTGGAGCTGGCGACGCGCCTTATCAATCTGCCACGGCGCCATGCCTAATTGGCCGGCTAGTTCGAAGGATTTTACTCCGCGATGTGCACCCGAAACCTTTGCCAAAGAGCGAAGGGCCGATGCGATAGCACTTGTAATCATGACTGGATCCGTACCTGTTTCAAGTGCACTTCGGAGGGCGATGAGTGCACCAGATAAATTTCCATCCAACGTTGCATCTGCTACAT from Candidatus Planktophila sp. includes:
- a CDS encoding S8 family peptidase gives rise to the protein MRKLFGFTLFTLSIALLPLNANQSFAAPEFDTYIVILNPGTDRVAVASEFSRAGWRIEHEYTNVFSGFAINLPAQAAAGLARNPKVLSIERDIEVTTFETQSGATWGLDRIDQRALPLSSDFIYSATGTGVRAYIVDTGVRATHTEFIGRMATGFSAFRDKRGTDDCNGHGTHVAGTVAGTTYGVAKTATIVPVRVLNCRGSGTTSGVIAGLDWVAQDHTTGPAVVNMSLGGGASATLDAAVLGVVNDGVSVVVAAGNSNADACASSPARVPQAVTVGATVSTDGRASYSNFGVCLDLFAPGSAITSAWKTADTATNTISGTSMASPHVAGVAAVLLSRTPSLTPIQVAAALTSSATSGVVTSAGTGSPNLLLYSDPLGG